Proteins from one Salmo salar chromosome ssa07, Ssal_v3.1, whole genome shotgun sequence genomic window:
- the LOC106608762 gene encoding LOW QUALITY PROTEIN: chromodomain-helicase-DNA-binding protein 3 (The sequence of the model RefSeq protein was modified relative to this genomic sequence to represent the inferred CDS: deleted 2 bases in 1 codon) translates to MSSPLRSCEEYKGMLVNSKGGDFDEEEDDGDLDENASDINSPAAPRETATLAAPEEEGEALDRDSLGRKKRGPKKKKETKKKEKEKEGKLSKAKKRKKIDSDVERDSERERDYGENSDSAASIFACEKKKKKKHKEKKEKKKQKMKKDNGDSMQEETIKPIEQKTSAQLAKDWGLEDVDHTFTEDDYRTLTNYKAFSQSMRPMIAKKNPKIPMSKMMTILGVKWREFSSNNPFKGSGAAAVAAAAAAAAIAVAEQVSAATASPSPEPPPPPEAAPPPRPAPQPPPPPPPLRKAKTKEGKGPGYKKSRSKSPRVLAERKKAVAAAAAAAVAAAAAAKAKKMAPIRIKLGALGNKRKKSSSSGDDVEEEDSEQEDSSVHSSSVRSDSSPRVKKNKRGRPAKKKKKMLGEGDVEVDGYETDHQDYCEVCQQGGEIILCDTCPRAYHLVCLEPELEKAPEGKWSCPHCEKEGIQWEAKDEDFEEFEEESEDMVVPEIPGVGLLVGLEEEEDEHMEFCRVCKDGGELLCCDTCPSSYHIHCLNPPLPEIPNGEWLCPRCTCPSIKGRVQRILHWRWGEPPDPVPVPPAPDSPSDAPPPPPMKGRAEREFFVKLAGQSYWHCTWITELQLEIFHSVMFRNYQRKTDMDEPPSLDYGSGGEEESVKSEKRRLKDPDYAALDDKFYKYGIKPEWMMVHRIINHSVDKKGIYHYLVKWRDLTYDQCTWERDNLEMPEFVIHKANYWAHRDEVMKEAPDMPRRMRSMRMEENEDPHRSPVNDPTIKYEEQPDFVTATGGTLHLYQLEGLNWLRFSWAQGTDTILADEMGLGKTIQTIVFLYSLFKEGHTRGPFLVSAPLSTIINWEREFEMWAPDFYVVTYTGDKDSRAIIRENELTFDDTAVRGGKKAFKLRREAPIKFHVLLTSYELVTIDQTSLKSIDWACLVVDEAHRLKNNQSKFFRRLNDYKIDHKLLLTGTPLQNNLEELFHLLNFLTPNRFNNLEGFLEEFADISKEDQIQKLHDLLGPHMLRRLKADVFKNMPAKTELIVRVELSPMQKKYYKLILTRNFEALNSKGGGNQVSLLNIMMDLKKCANHPYLFPVASMEARKTASGAYEGTDLTKASGKLTLLQKMMRKLKDQGHRVLVFSQMTKMLDLLEDFLDFEGYKYERIDGGITGALRQEAIDRFNAPGAPQFCFLLSTRAGGLGINLATADTVFIFDSDWNPHNDIQAFSRAHRIGQANKVMIYRFVTRASVEERITQVAKRKMMLTHLVVRPGLGSKAGSMSKQELDDILKFGTEELFKDEIESGDNRDDEGSVIHYDSSAIERLLDRSQDATDDTDMQNMNEYLSSFKVARYMVREEDKIEEVEREIIKQEECVDPEYWEKLLRHHYEQQQEDLASKLGKGKRNRKPVNYNDAAQEDQDNQSEYSVGSEEEDEDFDERPEGSRRQSRRQMRNERDKPLPPLLARVAGNLEVLGFNTRQRKAFLNAVMRWGMPAQDAFSCQWLVRDLRGKSEKEFKAYVSLFMRHLCEPVADGAETFADGVPREGLCRQPVLTRIGVMSLVKKKIQEFEHINGRWSLPELKPEMKPEALRPEVSVSSSSRASSPGGTMKTATPTPDPSCTSDNTPCTSKPATPAPSEKLEKNGKDGEKEEGEKEEGKAASEPEKDGEKETEGGKAVEGNRSADPEVPPIPTKEAPQDLSPSTTTDKEVSDTKEEGKETKTTDTPPAPVEEKKGEEESTEGTPGGTTKQGSEVKDEKPGSVTLSPGEKMEEEEKGREKENDKESEEAPVATEASDNKEKMDRQQPSDMMKEEVKGEKDAGKEVAKEEVAKDTLPKPPIIPPERRRFMFNIADGGFTELHTLWQNEERAAISSGKMNEIWHRRHDFWLLAGIVLHGYARWQDIQNDPQFAIVNEPFKSQANKGNFLEMKNKFLARRFKLLEQALVIEEQLRRAAYLNMTQDPVHPAMALNARFAEVECLAESHQHLSKESLAGNKPANAVLHKVLNQLEELLSDMKADVTRLPATLSRVPPIAARLQMSERSILSRLASKGTDTHTPPTIPPGPYATPQNFGPAFTPVPPGVLPMGGANYSQMPPGSFVSEAPEAPGGGGAGFLKTKEHDIMQRQRVVDLWKDGKSEGSIGQELRMPKSTVHSIIVKYRLSNTVENLPRNGRPKKP, encoded by the exons atgtcctctcctctccggtCCTGTGAGGAATACAAGGGCATGTTGGTTAATTCCAAGGGAGGAGATTTTGATGAAGAAGAGGACGACGGAGATCTAGACGAGAACGCAAGCGACATAAACTCGCCGGCGGCGCCTCGAGAAACTGCAACACTAGCCgcgccag AGGAAGAAGGGGAGGCATTGGACAGGGACAGTCTAGGGAGGAAGAAACGAGGGcccaagaagaagaaggagacaaagaagaaggagaaagagaaagaaggaaaactcTCCAAAGCTAAAAAACGGAAAAAGATT gacagtgatgtagagagagactcggagagagagagagactatggagAGAACTCTGACAGTGCAGCCAGCATCTTTGCTTgtgagaaaaagaagaagaagaaacacaaggagaagaaggagaaaaaaaaacaaaagaTGAAAAAAGACAATGGGGACAGCATGCAAGAGGAGACAATAAAG CCTATAGAACAGAAGACGTCGGCCCAGCTGGCTAAAGACTGGGGTCTGGAGGATGTGGATCATACCTTCACTGAAGATGACTACCGCACACTCACCAACTACAAAGCCTTCAGCCAGTCCATGAG GCCCATGATCGCCAAGAAGAACCCAAAGATCCCCATGTCCAAGATGATGACCATCCTGGGGGTCAAGTGGAGGGAGTTCAGTTCCAACAACCCCTTCAAGGGCTCAGGTGCTGCGGCCGTGGCAGCTGCAGCCGCGGCCGCCGCCATTGCCGTCGCCGAGCAGGTCTCCGCGGCAACCGCTTCCCCATCCCCGGAGCCCCCTCCGCCCCCGGAAGCAGCCCCA CCCCCCCGGCCGGCCCCCCAGCCACCACCCCCGCCGCCCCCACTCCGcaaggccaagaccaaagagggCAAAG GCCCTGGATATAAGAAGAGTCGCAGTAAGAGTCCTCGTGTTCTGGCTGAGAGGAAGAAAGCGGTGGCAGCGGCTGCGGCAGCAGCAgtagcggcggcagcagcagcaaagGCCAAGAAGATGGCTCCCATACGCATCAAACTAGGGGCCCTAGGCAACAAGAGGAAGAAGAGCAGCTCT aGTGGTGATGATGTTGAGGAGGAAGATTCGGAGCAGGAGGACTCCAGTGTCCACAGCTCCTCGGTCCGCTCCGACAGCTCGCCCCGCGTCAAGAAGAACAAAAGAGGACGGCCcgccaagaagaagaagaaaa tgctGGGTGAGGGTGATGTGGAGGTGGATGgttatgagacagaccaccaggacTACTGTGAGGTGTGCCAGCAGGGAGGGGAGATCATTCTGTGTGACACCTGTCCCAGAGCCTACCACCTGGTCTGTCTGGAGCCTGAGCTGGAGAAGGCCCCCGAGGGCAAGTGGAGCTGCCCCCATTGT GAGAAAGAGGGGATCCAGTGGGAAGCGAAGGATGAGGACTTTGAGGAGTttgaggaggagagtgaggacaTGGTGGTACCAGAAATACCTGGGGTTGGACTGCTGGTAGgactggaggaagaggaggatgagcaCATGGAGTTCTGCAGGGTCTGTAAGGATGGGGGGGAACTATTATGCTGCGACACCTGTCCCTCCTCCTACCACATCCACTGTCTCAACCCGCCCCTGCCTGAGATCCCCAACGGAGAGTGGCTGTGTCCGCGCTGCACT TGTCCTAGCATCAAAGGCAGGGTACAGAGGATCCTCCACTGGCGATGGGGCGAGCCCCCCGATCCTGTACCCGTGCCCCCCGCCCCCGATTCCCCTTCTGATGCTCCCCCGCCACCCCCCATGAAGGGCAGGGCTGAGAGGGAGTTCTTTGTCAAGCTGGCCGGACAGTCCTACTGGCACTGTACCTGGATCACTGAactacag CTGGAGATCTTCCACTCTGTGATGTTCCGTAACTACCAGAGGAAGACAGATATGGATGAGCCTCCCAGTCTGGACTATGGgtcggggggagaggaggagagtgttaaGAGTGAGAAGAGGAGGCTGAAAGACCCAGACTATGCTGCCCTGGATGACAAGTTCTATAAATATGGCATCAAGCCTGAATGGATGATGGTCCACCGCATCATCAaccacag TGTGGACAAGAAGGGAATATACCACTACCTGGTCAAGTGGAGAGACCTGACCTATGACCAGTGCACATGGGAGAGAGACAATCTGGAAATGCCAGAGTTTGTCATCCACAAGGCCAACTACTGGGCACACAG GGATGAGGTGATGAAGGAGGCCCCAGACATGCCGAGGAGGATGAGGAGCATGAGGATGGAGGAGAACGAAGACCCCCACAGATCACCTGTCAACGAC CCTACGATAAAGTACGAGGAGCAGCCAGACTTTGTGACGGCGACGGGGGGCACTCTGCACCTGTACCAGCTGGAGGGGCTCAACTGGCTGCGTTTCAGCTGGGCACAGGGCACTGACACCATCCTGGCCGACGAGATGGGGCTGGGCAAGACTATCCAGACCATCGTCTTCCTCTACTCACTCTTTAAAGAG GGCCACACCCGTGGCCCGTTCCTGGTGAGTGCCCCCCTCTCCACCATCATTAACtgggagagagagtttgagaTGTGGGCCCCGGACTTCTACGTGGTGACCTACACAGGGGACAAGGACAGCAGAGCAATCATCAGAGAGAATGAGCTGACCTTTGACGACACGGCCGTTAGGGGAGGGAAGAAAGCCTTCAAACTGAGG agagaAGCCCCAATAAAGTTCCATGTCCTGTTGACCTCCTATGAGCTGGTGACGATAGACCAGACCTCCCTGAAGTCTATAGACTGGGCCTGTCTAGTGGTGGACGAAGCCCACCGCCTCAAGAACAATCAGAGCAAG TTCTTCAGACGTCTGAATGACTATAAGATTGACCACAAGCTGCTGCTGACTGGTACTCCTCTACAGAACAACCTGGAGGAGCTGTTCCACCTGCTCAACTTCCTCACTCCCAACCGCTTCAA TAACCTGGAGGGGTTCCTGGAGGAGTTTGCCGACATCTCCAAGGAGGACCAGATCCAGAAGCTGCATGACCTGCTGGGCCCACACATGTTGAGGAGGCTGAAGGCTGACGTCTTCAAGAACATGCCGGCCAAGACAGAGCTCATCGTACGAGTGGAACTCAGCCCCATGCAGAA GAAATACTACAAGTTGATTCTGACGAGGAACTTTGAGGCTCTGAACTCGAAAGGAGGAGGTAACCAGGTGTCTCTACTCAACATCATGATGGATTTGAAGAAGTGTGCCAACCACCCCTACCTCTTCCCTGTCGCCTCCATG GAAGCCCGTAAGACTGCAAGCGGAGCGTACGAGGGCACGGACCTCACAAAAGCTTCTGGGAAACTGACTCTTCTGCAAAAGATGATGAGAAAACTGAAGGACCAAGGACACCGCGTGCTCGTCTTCTCACAg ATGACTAAGATGTTGGACCTGCTGGAGGACTTCCTGGACTTTGAGGGTTATAAGTACGAGAGGATCGATGGAGGAATCACAGGGGCTCTGAGACAGGAGGCCATAGACAGGTTCAATG CTCCTGGTGCTCCTCAGTTCTGTTTCCTGCTGTCCACCAGGGCAGGGGGTTTGGGTATTAACTTGGCTACAGCTGACACCGTCTTCATCTTCGATTCAGACTGGAACCCCCACAATGACATCCAG GCGTTCAGTCGCGCTCACCGCATCGGGCAGGCCAACAAGGTGATGATATACCGCTTCGTGACCCGTGCCAGTGTGGAGGAGCGCATCACCCAGGTGGCCAAGAGGAAGATGATGTTGACCCACCTCGTGGTACGGCCCGGCCTGGGCTCCAAGGCTGGATCCATGTCCAAACAGGAGCTGGATGACATCCTCAAGTTTGGCACCGAGGAGCTGTTCAAGGACGAGATTGAAT CGGGGGACAACAGGGACGATGAGGGCAGTGTGATCCACTACGACAGCTCGGCCATCGAGAGGTTGCTGGACCGGAGCCAGGACGCTACGGATGACACAGACATGCAGAACATGAACGAATACCTGAGCTCCTTCAAAGTGGCCCGATACATGGTCCGAGAGGAGGataag ATTGAGGAGGTGGAGCGTGAGATCATTAAGCAGGAGGAGTGTGTGGACCCAGAATACTGGGAGAAGCTGCTGAGACATCACTATGAGCAACAACAGGAGGACCTGGCTAGTAAACTGGGCAAGGGCAAGAGGAACCGCAAGCCTGTCAACTACAACGACGCAGCACAGGAGGACCAAG ATAACCAGTCCGAGTACTCTGTGGGCtccgaggaggaggatgaagacttCGACGAGAGACCAGAAG gtTCTCGCAGACAGTCCCGCCGCCAGATGAGGAACGAGAGAGACAAGCCGTTGCCCCCCCTGTTGGCCAGAGTGGCCGGCAACCTGGAG gtGTTGGGCTTCAACACGCGCCAGCGGAAGGCCTTCCTAAACGCGGTGATGCGTTGGGGCATGCCCGCCCAGGACGCCTTCTCCTGCCAGTGGCTGGTCAGAGACCTGAGGGGCAAGAGTGAGAAGGAGTTCAA gGCATATGTGTCTCTGTTCATGCGTCACCTGTGTGAGCCCGTGGCCGACGGCGCCGAGACGTTCGCCGACGGCGTGCCGAGGGAGGGCCTGTGCCGTCAGCCCGTACTGACCCGCATCGGGGTCATGTCCCTGGTCAAGAAGAAG ATCCAGGAGTTTGAGCACATCAACGGGCGGTGGAGTCTCCCAGAGCTGAAGCCAGAGATGAAGCCTGAGGCTCTGAGGCCAGAGGTCAGTGTGTCTTCCTCCTCCAGAGCCTCCTCCCCTGGAGGGACCATGAAGACCGCTACGCCCACCCCTGACCCCAGCTGTACCTCAGACAACACCCCCTGCACCTCCAAACCAG CTACCCCTGCTCCCTCAGAGAAACTAGAGAAGAacgggaaagatggagagaaggaggagggagagaaggaggagggtaaGGCCGCGTCTGAgccagagaaagatggagagaaagagacggaagGGGGTAAAGCGGTAGAGGGCAACAGGAGTGCAGATCCTGAAGTG CCTCCAATCCCTACGAAAGAAGCTCCACAAGATTTATCCCCTAGTACAACAACAGACAAGGAAGTGAGTGATACAaaagaggaggggaaagaaaCAAAAACGACTGACACCCCTCCGGCCCCAgtggaggagaagaaaggagaagaggagagtacgGAGGGCACACCGGGAGGAACAACTAAACAAGGGTCGGAGGTCAAAGATGAGAAACCAGGTAGTGTAACGCTCTCACCtggagagaagatggaggaggaggagaaggggagagagaaggagaacgaCAAGGAGAGCGAGGAAGCCCCTGTCGCCACAGAAGCATCAGACAACAAGGAGAAGATGGACAGACAGCAACCCTCTGACATGATGAAAG AGGAAGTAAAAGGTGAAAAGGATGCTGGGAAAGAAGTGGCGAAGGAGGAGGTTGCCAAAGACACCTTGCCGAAACCCCCCATCATCCCCCCCGAGCGACGGCGCTTCATGTTCAACATCGCTGACGGAGGCTTCACGG AGCTGCATACGCTGTGGCAGAACGAGGAGCGGGCGGCCATCTCCTCTGGGAAGATGAATGAGATCTGGCACCGGCGGCACGACTTCTGGCTGCTGGCGGGAATCGTTCT TCATGGGTACGCGAGGTGGCAGGACATTCAGAACGACCCCCAGTTCGCCATTGTCAATGAGCCCTTCAAGTCGCAGGCCAACAAGGGCAACTTCCTGGAGATGAAGAACAAGTTCCTGGCCCGCCGCTTCAAG ttatTAGAGCAGGCCCTGGTGATCGAGGAGCAGCTGAGGAGGGCAGCATACCTGAATATGACCCAGGACCCGGTCCACCCCGCCATGGCCCTGAACGCCCGCTTCGCCGAGGTGGAGTGTTTAGCTGAGTCCCACCAGCACCTCAGCAAGGAGTCCCTGGCCGGGAACAAACCTGCCAACGCAGTGCTGCACAAGg TGCTGAACCAGTTGGAGGAGCTGCTGAGTGACATGAAGGCTGACGTGACGCGGCTCCCTGCCACACTGTCCCGAGTCCCGCCCATCGCCGCACGCCTGCAGATGTCAGAGAGGAGCATCCTCAGCAGACTAGCCAGCAAGGGTAccgacacacacactcccccg ACCATCCCTCCAGGACCCTACGCCACTCCTCAGAACTTTGGACCCGCCTTCACCCCCGTCCCCCCGGGAGTCTTACCCATGGGAGGGGCCAACTACAGCCAGATGCCCCCTGGATCTTTCGTATCAG AAGCCCCAGAAGCCCCGGGTGGCGGCGGCGCCGGCTTCCTGAAGACCAAGGAGCACGACATCATGCAGCGGCAACGCGTGGTCGACCTGTGGAAGGACGGCAAATCGGAGGGGTCCATCGGGCAGGAGCTGAGGATGCCTAAGTCCACGGTGCACAGCATCATCGTCAAGTACCGCCTCAGTAACACCGTGGAGAACCTGCCCCGCAACGGACGTCCCAAGAAACcctga